In the Paraburkholderia acidisoli genome, one interval contains:
- the acnB gene encoding bifunctional aconitate hydratase 2/2-methylisocitrate dehydratase produces MLENFRAHVAARAALGIPPLPLTAQQTAELVELLTNPPAGEEQTLLDLITNRVPAGVDEAARVKAGFLAAVAKGETACALISRERATELLGTMLGGYNIAPLIELLSDAAVGTVAAEALKKTLLMFDQFHDVKELADQGNANAKSVLQSWADAEWFTSRPEVPESLTITVFKVTGETNTDDLSPAPDATTRPDIPLHALAMLKNARPGITPEEDGKRGPVAFIESLKEKGHLVAYVGDVVGTGSSRKSATNSVLWFTGEDIPFIPNKRFGGVCLGSKIAPIFYNTMEDAGALPIELDVSQMEMGDVVELRPYEGKALKNGAVIAEFQVKSDVLFDEVRAGGRIPLIIGRGLTAKAREALGLAPSTLFRLPQQPADSGRGFSLAQKMVGRACGLPEGQGVRPGTYCEPKMTSVGSQDTTGPMTRDELKDLACLGFSSDLVMQSFCHTAAYPKPVDVKTHQTLPNFISTRGGIALRPGDGVIHSWLNRMLLPDTVGTGGDSHTRFPIGISFPAGSGLVAFAAATGTMPLDMPESVLVRFKGKMQPGVTLRDLVNAIPLWAIKEGSLTVAKQGKKNIFSGRILEIEGLPDLKVEQAFELSDASAERSAAGCTVHLNKEPIIEYLNSNITLLKWMIAQGYQDPRSLQRRIKAMEAWLADPQLLQPDADAEYAAVIEIDLADIHEPIVACPNDPDDVKTLSDVAGAKIDEVFIGSCMTNIGHFRAASKLLEGKRDIPVKLWVAPPTKMDQKQLTEEGHYGVFGTAGARTEMPGCSLCMGNQAQVREGATVMSTSTRNFPNRLGKNTNVYLGSAELAAICSRLGKIPTKEEYMADMGVLTANGDKIYQYMNFDQIEDFKEVADTVSM; encoded by the coding sequence ATGCTTGAAAACTTTCGTGCTCACGTTGCCGCACGCGCTGCGCTCGGCATCCCCCCCCTGCCGCTGACGGCTCAGCAAACCGCCGAGCTGGTGGAACTGCTGACGAACCCGCCCGCGGGTGAAGAGCAAACGCTGCTCGACCTCATCACGAACCGCGTGCCGGCGGGCGTGGACGAAGCCGCGCGCGTCAAGGCCGGCTTCCTCGCCGCCGTCGCCAAGGGCGAAACCGCCTGCGCGCTGATCTCGCGCGAGCGCGCCACGGAACTGCTCGGCACGATGCTGGGCGGCTACAACATCGCCCCGCTGATCGAACTGCTGTCCGACGCCGCCGTGGGTACGGTCGCCGCGGAAGCGCTCAAGAAAACCCTGCTGATGTTCGACCAGTTCCACGACGTCAAGGAACTCGCCGACCAGGGCAACGCCAACGCGAAGTCCGTGCTGCAAAGCTGGGCCGACGCCGAATGGTTCACGAGCCGTCCGGAAGTGCCGGAAAGCCTGACCATCACCGTGTTCAAGGTCACGGGCGAAACCAACACCGACGACCTCTCGCCGGCCCCGGACGCCACCACGCGTCCCGACATCCCGCTGCACGCGCTGGCCATGCTCAAGAACGCGCGTCCGGGCATCACGCCGGAAGAAGACGGCAAGCGCGGCCCGGTCGCGTTCATCGAATCGCTGAAGGAAAAGGGTCACCTGGTCGCCTACGTGGGCGACGTGGTCGGCACGGGCTCCTCGCGTAAGTCGGCCACCAACTCGGTGCTGTGGTTCACGGGCGAAGACATCCCCTTCATCCCGAACAAGCGCTTTGGCGGCGTGTGCCTCGGCAGCAAGATCGCCCCGATCTTCTACAACACGATGGAAGACGCCGGCGCGCTGCCGATCGAACTCGACGTCTCGCAAATGGAAATGGGCGACGTGGTCGAACTGCGCCCGTACGAAGGCAAGGCGCTCAAGAACGGCGCCGTGATCGCCGAATTCCAGGTCAAGTCCGACGTGCTGTTCGACGAAGTGCGCGCCGGCGGCCGCATTCCGCTGATCATCGGCCGCGGCCTGACCGCCAAGGCGCGCGAAGCGCTGGGCCTCGCACCGTCCACGCTGTTCCGCCTGCCGCAGCAACCGGCCGACAGCGGCCGTGGCTTCTCGCTCGCGCAGAAGATGGTCGGCCGCGCCTGCGGTCTGCCGGAAGGCCAGGGCGTGCGCCCGGGCACGTACTGCGAACCGAAGATGACCTCGGTGGGCTCGCAAGATACGACCGGCCCGATGACCCGCGACGAACTGAAGGACCTCGCGTGCCTCGGTTTCTCGTCGGATCTCGTCATGCAATCGTTCTGCCATACGGCCGCGTATCCGAAGCCGGTGGACGTGAAGACGCACCAGACGCTGCCGAACTTCATCAGCACGCGCGGCGGTATCGCGCTGCGCCCGGGCGACGGCGTGATCCACTCGTGGCTGAACCGCATGCTGCTGCCCGACACGGTGGGCACCGGCGGCGACTCGCACACGCGCTTCCCGATCGGCATCAGCTTCCCGGCGGGTTCGGGTCTGGTCGCGTTCGCGGCCGCCACGGGCACGATGCCGCTCGACATGCCGGAATCGGTGCTCGTGCGCTTCAAGGGCAAGATGCAGCCGGGCGTCACGCTGCGTGACCTCGTCAATGCCATTCCGCTGTGGGCGATCAAGGAAGGCTCGCTGACGGTCGCGAAGCAAGGTAAGAAGAACATCTTCTCGGGCCGCATCCTCGAAATCGAAGGCCTGCCCGACCTGAAGGTCGAGCAAGCGTTCGAACTGTCGGATGCCTCCGCTGAGCGTTCGGCCGCCGGTTGCACGGTGCACCTGAACAAGGAACCGATCATCGAATACCTCAACAGCAACATCACGCTGCTGAAGTGGATGATCGCGCAGGGCTACCAGGACCCGCGCAGCCTGCAACGCCGTATCAAGGCGATGGAAGCCTGGCTCGCCGACCCGCAACTGCTGCAACCGGACGCGGACGCCGAGTACGCCGCCGTCATCGAAATCGATCTGGCCGACATCCACGAACCGATCGTGGCCTGCCCGAACGATCCGGACGACGTGAAGACGCTCTCGGACGTGGCCGGCGCCAAGATCGACGAAGTGTTCATCGGCTCGTGCATGACCAACATCGGTCACTTCCGTGCCGCTTCGAAGCTGCTCGAAGGCAAGCGCGACATTCCCGTGAAGCTGTGGGTCGCGCCGCCGACCAAGATGGACCAGAAGCAGCTGACCGAAGAAGGTCACTACGGCGTGTTCGGCACGGCCGGCGCGCGTACCGAAATGCCGGGCTGCTCGCTGTGCATGGGCAACCAGGCGCAGGTGCGCGAAGGCGCGACGGTCATGTCCACGTCCACGCGTAACTTCCCGAACCGTCTGGGCAAGAACACCAACGTGTATCTCGGCTCGGCGGAACTGGCGGCGATCTGCTCGCGTCTGGGCAAGATTCCGACCAAGGAAGAGTACATGGCCGACATGGGCGTGCTCACCGCGAACGGCGACAAGATTTACCAGTACATGAACTTCGACCAGATCGAAGACTTCAAGGAAGTGGCCGACACCGTGTCGATGTAA
- a CDS encoding GlxA family transcriptional regulator: MHSIGLVVYPGFQTMGLAVASVFEYANLLRGERVYQFRLVSEDGGPVMTSQSFSVNTDRLRDATYDTLIVAGDNDCRLPPASLLDYLREAPDHSRRVAAICTGTFVLAAAGLLDGRRATTHWFHAQAFRKQYPGVQLDEDRIFVVDGPIWTSAGMTAGVDLALAIVEKDFGLATARNVARKLVLHQRRGGGQSQFSALLELDAKSDRVQLALAHATEHLGGDLSVEVLADVARLSPRQFSRVFREETGQSPAKAVERLRVEAARLLMETTRHPIEVIARETGFGDRERMRQAFLRAFGQPPQAIQRTSGVAEPLL; the protein is encoded by the coding sequence GTGCACTCAATCGGACTTGTCGTGTACCCCGGTTTTCAGACGATGGGCCTCGCCGTGGCGAGCGTGTTCGAATACGCCAACCTCCTGCGCGGCGAGCGCGTCTACCAGTTCCGGCTGGTTTCCGAAGACGGCGGCCCGGTCATGACCTCGCAGAGCTTTTCGGTCAACACGGACCGCCTGCGCGACGCCACCTACGACACGCTGATCGTGGCCGGCGACAACGACTGCCGCCTGCCGCCCGCGAGCCTGCTCGACTACCTTCGCGAAGCGCCGGACCACAGCCGGCGCGTCGCGGCCATCTGCACCGGCACCTTCGTGCTGGCCGCCGCCGGGCTGCTCGACGGCCGGCGCGCCACCACGCACTGGTTTCACGCGCAGGCGTTCCGCAAGCAATACCCCGGCGTGCAACTCGACGAAGACCGCATCTTCGTGGTGGACGGCCCGATCTGGACCTCGGCGGGCATGACGGCGGGCGTGGATCTCGCGCTCGCCATCGTCGAAAAGGATTTCGGGCTGGCCACGGCGCGCAACGTCGCGCGCAAGCTCGTGCTGCACCAGCGGCGCGGCGGCGGCCAGTCGCAATTCTCGGCGCTGCTCGAACTCGACGCGAAGTCCGACCGCGTGCAGCTGGCGCTCGCGCACGCCACCGAACATCTCGGCGGCGATCTGTCCGTGGAGGTGCTCGCCGATGTCGCGCGCCTGAGCCCGCGCCAGTTCAGCCGCGTGTTCCGCGAGGAAACCGGCCAGTCGCCCGCCAAGGCCGTCGAGCGGCTGCGCGTGGAGGCCGCGCGCTTGCTGATGGAGACCACCCGGCATCCGATCGAGGTGATCGCGCGCGAGACCGGATTCGGCGACCGGGAGCGCATGCGGCAGGCGTTTCTGCGCGCATTCGGGCAGCCGCCGCAGGCCATCCAGCGCACGTCCGGCGTCGCGGAACCCTTGCTGTAA
- a CDS encoding SDR family NAD(P)-dependent oxidoreductase — translation MTSTQTSHATQATEATRGTALITGASAGIGAIYADRLAKRGYDLILVARDADRLNALAARLSAETGRTIDTIPADLNDKAALARIERLLRDDARITMLVNNAGVGSVASVLKDDVDAMEAMIGLNITALTRLTYAVAPAFASRGAGTIVNIGSVVGIAVELLNGVYSASKSYVLSFGHALQRDLADKGVRIQTVMPAATATAFWDVAGYAPQKEAATTMSAADLVDAALAGLDQGELVTIPTLQNGDDWTQWEAARRALAPKFANAKAAPRYALASSQA, via the coding sequence ATGACTTCCACGCAAACTTCCCACGCCACGCAAGCCACCGAGGCCACGCGGGGCACCGCGCTCATCACGGGCGCTTCCGCCGGTATCGGCGCGATTTACGCCGACCGTCTCGCGAAACGCGGCTACGACCTGATTCTCGTGGCGCGCGACGCCGACCGGCTGAACGCGCTGGCCGCCCGCCTGAGCGCTGAGACCGGCCGCACGATCGACACGATTCCCGCCGATCTCAACGACAAGGCCGCGCTCGCGCGCATCGAGCGCCTGCTGCGCGACGACGCGCGCATCACCATGCTGGTGAACAACGCGGGCGTGGGCTCGGTCGCCTCGGTGCTCAAGGACGACGTGGACGCCATGGAAGCGATGATCGGCCTGAACATCACCGCACTCACGCGCCTGACCTATGCCGTGGCGCCGGCGTTCGCGAGCCGGGGCGCGGGCACCATCGTCAATATCGGCTCGGTGGTGGGCATTGCGGTGGAGCTGCTGAACGGCGTGTACAGCGCGTCGAAGTCGTATGTGCTGAGCTTCGGCCACGCGCTCCAGCGCGATCTCGCCGACAAGGGCGTGCGCATCCAGACGGTGATGCCGGCCGCCACGGCCACGGCGTTCTGGGACGTGGCGGGCTACGCGCCGCAAAAGGAAGCGGCCACGACGATGTCGGCGGCGGATCTCGTGGATGCCGCGCTGGCCGGGCTCGATCAGGGCGAACTCGTGACGATTCCCACGCTCCAGAACGGCGACGACTGGACACAATGGGAAGCGGCACGCCGCGCGCTCGCGCCGAAATTCGCCAACGCGAAGGCCGCGCCGCGCTACGCGCTGGCGTCGAGCCAGGCTTGA
- a CDS encoding tautomerase family protein, translated as MPYLQLDTTGRFSVAQKQRLAARMSETYARMMSVDSRRISVAIRELGEGGVWRVTAEGSEPEPVSVMMLDIRRGRPPELRMAVAQALCAHCVEILGLREDRLNVEFTQHAGDEMYHPALGGYSPEWEPGEA; from the coding sequence ATGCCTTATCTGCAACTCGATACGACCGGGCGCTTTTCCGTCGCGCAAAAGCAGCGGCTTGCCGCGCGCATGAGCGAGACTTACGCGCGGATGATGTCGGTGGATAGTCGCCGTATTAGCGTGGCGATCCGCGAACTGGGCGAGGGCGGCGTGTGGCGCGTGACGGCCGAGGGGAGCGAGCCGGAGCCGGTTTCGGTGATGATGCTCGACATCCGCCGCGGCCGGCCGCCGGAACTGCGCATGGCGGTGGCGCAGGCGCTCTGCGCGCATTGCGTGGAGATTCTGGGCTTGCGCGAGGATCGCCTCAACGTGGAGTTCACGCAGCACGCGGGCGACGAGATGTATCACCCGGCGCTGGGCGGTTACAGCCCGGAATGGGAGCCGGGCGAAGCGTGA
- a CDS encoding transglutaminase family protein, with translation MSDIVLSVVHRTDYRYSTLVETAQHLATIRPLELPWQRVLDSRASIAPTPSYRTSRLDAFGNEVLYFSFDAPHDHLRMTSETRVQLAPRYAALDAEATPAWESVAHALRYEAGGAFHAESEFCFASPNIALSPALRAYALDSFAPGTPVLAGAIDLMHRIHADFAYRPAATAFDTPAARAFELRHGVCQDFAQVMIGCLRTLGLAARYVSGYLRNDPPEGAAPMIGADASHAWVSLHVPGDRHAGWVDLDPTNDVLADQGHVTLAIGRDYSDVSLLRGVILGGGAHEVEVAVKVQAE, from the coding sequence ATGAGCGACATCGTGCTTTCGGTCGTGCATCGCACGGATTACCGCTATTCCACGCTGGTGGAAACGGCGCAGCATCTCGCGACCATCCGCCCGCTCGAACTGCCGTGGCAACGCGTGCTCGACTCGCGCGCGAGCATCGCGCCCACGCCCTCGTATCGCACGAGCCGGCTCGACGCGTTCGGCAACGAAGTGCTCTACTTTTCGTTCGACGCGCCGCACGATCACTTGCGCATGACGAGCGAAACGCGCGTGCAGCTCGCGCCGCGCTACGCCGCGCTCGACGCCGAGGCCACGCCCGCGTGGGAGAGCGTCGCGCACGCGCTGCGCTACGAGGCGGGCGGCGCGTTTCATGCGGAGTCCGAATTCTGTTTCGCTTCGCCGAATATCGCGCTCTCGCCGGCGTTGCGCGCGTACGCGCTCGACAGCTTCGCGCCCGGCACGCCGGTGCTCGCGGGCGCTATCGACCTGATGCATCGCATTCACGCCGATTTCGCGTATCGCCCCGCCGCCACGGCGTTCGACACGCCCGCGGCGCGCGCCTTCGAATTGCGTCACGGCGTGTGCCAGGATTTCGCGCAGGTGATGATCGGCTGCCTGCGCACGCTCGGGCTGGCCGCGCGCTACGTGAGCGGCTATTTGCGCAACGACCCGCCCGAGGGCGCCGCGCCCATGATCGGCGCCGACGCCTCGCACGCGTGGGTGTCGCTGCACGTGCCCGGCGACCGGCACGCGGGCTGGGTCGATCTCGACCCGACCAACGACGTGCTCGCCGACCAGGGCCACGTGACGCTCGCCATCGGCCGCGATTACAGCGACGTTTCGCTGCTGCGCGGCGTGATACTCGGCGGCGGCGCGCACGAGGTGGAGGTTGCGGTGAAGGTGCAGGCGGAGTGA
- a CDS encoding circularly permuted type 2 ATP-grasp protein, with protein sequence MPTQSTLPFDSAAHDDEAAAPLRTLPVRGGHWDELHTPQGTLREPWRQFFALLGKPGVAGLDGAAASVARQVRENDITYNVYADGGGPRPWALDLLPLIIDENEWAQIERGVAQRARLLNEIVADIYGPQTLLARGLVPPALVFGHPGYLRAVKGFAPPDRQYLQTVALDLARAPDGQWTVVSHRTEAPSGLGYLLENRLIVSSLFAEPFRAMRVNRLAPTYSQLVGTLAAGARSLMREGEGASPHIVLLTPGPFSETYFEHAFLARYLGLTLVEGKDLTVRDDTLYLKTLGGLERVHAVLRRLDDTFCDPVELRADSTIGVPGLLQVMRAGNVIVSNVPGAGFVESPALHGFLPGIAQALLGEPLALPGVPTWWCGEDAAWRDALAHLDDGMLVPTWPGAATARSKGDAGNAPPGLAAGPQALDAWRTRIEAMPDAFTIQQPLRYGYVPRFEPGTGVLGARPAVLRVYAIADPASPDGWRVLPGGFTRLAAEHQESVSMQAGGSSVDTWVLSSQPGSTFSLLPTPMKPGDVRRAARRVPSRAAENLFWAGRYGERAENGVRLARLMLGSLEGSDAEQLFGTFVELAAASGLVPAAAGETQRGLDVFERVLAASLHENAGMASIGQTLASQAHACGEIRGRLSSDHWRNVLASRNDFRDALEALSLAPARPGAPRNGAPRHGAPGYGAPLEFRRSVPYDRVTLMRALDTLATQLSAISGCQGDRMTRDEAWRLLFAGRHIERIAAMATVLRIVAQERTLATPAGFDLLLQLFDSTLTYRALYPGRLEVPALLDLIVTDPTNPRGLYGVYGRLRTRLDEIAHAAGGPKREPFASQLASVDALPSLEALCDPGEDGRYPALAALCDSLAAHMAAVSNEISARWFSHAMPPAAQVWP encoded by the coding sequence TTGCCGACTCAATCCACCCTGCCGTTCGATTCCGCGGCCCACGACGACGAGGCGGCCGCGCCGCTGCGCACGCTTCCGGTGCGCGGCGGCCACTGGGACGAGCTGCACACGCCGCAAGGCACGCTGCGCGAGCCGTGGCGGCAGTTTTTCGCCCTGCTCGGCAAGCCGGGCGTGGCCGGGCTCGACGGCGCCGCGGCCTCGGTCGCGCGCCAGGTGCGCGAGAACGACATCACCTACAACGTTTATGCCGATGGCGGCGGGCCGCGGCCGTGGGCCCTCGACCTGCTGCCGCTCATCATCGACGAAAACGAATGGGCGCAGATCGAGCGCGGCGTCGCACAGCGCGCGCGGCTGCTCAACGAGATCGTCGCCGATATCTACGGGCCGCAAACCCTGCTCGCGCGCGGTCTCGTGCCACCCGCGCTGGTGTTCGGCCATCCGGGCTACCTGCGCGCGGTGAAGGGTTTCGCGCCGCCCGACCGGCAGTATCTGCAAACCGTCGCGCTCGACCTCGCGCGCGCGCCGGACGGCCAGTGGACCGTGGTCTCGCATCGCACCGAAGCGCCTTCGGGCCTCGGCTATCTGCTCGAAAACCGGCTGATCGTGTCCAGCCTGTTCGCCGAGCCGTTCCGCGCGATGCGCGTGAACCGGCTCGCGCCGACCTATTCGCAACTCGTGGGCACGCTGGCCGCGGGCGCGCGCTCGCTCATGCGCGAGGGCGAAGGCGCTTCGCCGCATATCGTGCTGCTCACGCCGGGGCCGTTCAGCGAAACCTATTTCGAGCACGCCTTTCTCGCGCGCTATCTCGGCCTCACGCTGGTCGAGGGCAAGGACCTCACGGTGCGCGACGACACGCTGTATCTGAAAACGCTCGGCGGACTGGAGCGCGTGCACGCGGTGCTGCGCCGTCTGGACGACACGTTCTGCGATCCCGTCGAACTGCGCGCCGACTCGACCATCGGCGTGCCGGGCCTGTTGCAGGTGATGCGCGCGGGCAACGTGATCGTGTCGAACGTGCCGGGCGCGGGTTTCGTCGAATCGCCCGCGCTGCACGGCTTTTTGCCCGGCATCGCGCAGGCGTTGCTCGGCGAACCGCTCGCGCTGCCCGGCGTGCCCACCTGGTGGTGCGGCGAGGACGCCGCCTGGCGCGACGCGCTCGCGCATCTCGACGACGGCATGCTCGTGCCCACGTGGCCCGGCGCCGCGACCGCGCGCAGCAAGGGCGACGCGGGCAACGCGCCGCCCGGGCTCGCGGCCGGCCCGCAGGCACTCGACGCATGGCGCACGCGCATCGAGGCCATGCCCGACGCCTTCACGATCCAGCAGCCGCTGCGCTACGGCTACGTGCCGCGTTTCGAGCCCGGCACCGGCGTGCTGGGCGCGCGCCCGGCCGTGCTGCGCGTCTACGCGATCGCCGACCCCGCCTCGCCGGACGGCTGGCGCGTGCTGCCGGGCGGGTTCACCCGGCTCGCGGCCGAGCATCAGGAATCCGTGTCGATGCAGGCGGGCGGCAGCAGCGTGGACACCTGGGTGCTGTCGAGCCAGCCCGGCTCGACCTTCTCGCTCCTGCCCACGCCGATGAAACCCGGCGACGTGCGCCGCGCCGCGCGCCGCGTGCCGAGCCGCGCCGCCGAGAACCTGTTCTGGGCGGGCCGCTACGGCGAGCGCGCCGAAAACGGCGTGCGCCTCGCACGCCTCATGCTGGGCTCGCTCGAGGGCAGCGACGCCGAGCAGCTGTTCGGCACCTTCGTCGAACTCGCGGCGGCGAGCGGCCTCGTGCCCGCGGCGGCCGGCGAAACGCAGCGCGGACTCGACGTGTTCGAACGCGTGCTCGCGGCCAGTCTGCACGAAAACGCGGGCATGGCCAGCATCGGCCAGACGCTTGCGAGCCAGGCCCACGCGTGCGGCGAAATTCGCGGCCGGCTTTCGAGCGACCACTGGCGCAACGTGCTGGCCTCGCGCAACGACTTCCGCGACGCGCTCGAAGCGCTTTCGCTCGCGCCCGCGCGACCGGGCGCGCCGCGCAACGGCGCCCCTCGCCATGGCGCGCCCGGCTATGGCGCTCCCCTGGAATTCCGCCGTTCCGTGCCCTACGACCGCGTGACCCTGATGCGCGCGCTCGACACGCTCGCCACGCAACTGAGCGCGATCAGCGGTTGCCAGGGCGACCGCATGACGCGCGACGAAGCGTGGCGGCTGCTGTTCGCGGGCCGCCACATCGAGCGCATCGCGGCCATGGCCACGGTGCTGCGCATCGTCGCGCAGGAACGCACGCTGGCCACGCCCGCCGGTTTCGATCTGCTGCTGCAACTCTTCGACAGCACGCTCACCTACCGCGCGCTCTACCCCGGGCGACTCGAAGTGCCCGCCCTGCTCGACCTGATCGTGACCGACCCGACCAATCCGCGCGGCCTGTACGGCGTGTACGGCCGCCTGCGCACGCGCCTCGACGAGATCGCCCACGCGGCCGGCGGCCCGAAGCGCGAACCGTTCGCCTCGCAACTGGCTTCCGTCGACGCCCTGCCTTCGCTCGAAGCGCTCTGCGATCCTGGCGAGGACGGCCGCTACCCCGCGCTCGCCGCGCTCTGCGACAGCCTCGCCGCCCACATGGCCGCGGTCTCGAACGAGATCAGCGCGCGCTGGTTCAGCCACGCGATGCCGCCCGCCGCGCAGGTGTGGCCATGA